A part of Saimiri boliviensis isolate mSaiBol1 chromosome 11, mSaiBol1.pri, whole genome shotgun sequence genomic DNA contains:
- the PRMT6 gene encoding protein arginine N-methyltransferase 6 — protein MSQPKKRKLESGGGGEGGEGTEEEDGAEREAALERPRRTKRERDQLYYECYSDVSVHEEMIADRVRTDAYRLGILRNWAALRGKTVLDVGAGTGILSIFCAQAGARRVYAVEASAIWQQAREVVRFNGLEDRVHVLPGPVETVELPEQVDAIVSEWMGYGLLHESMLSSVLHARTKWLKEGGLLLPASAELFIAPVSDQMLEWRLGFWSQVKQHYGVDMSCLEGFATRCLMGHSEIVVQGLSGEDVLARPQRFAQLELSRAGLEQELEAGVGGRFRCSCYGAAPMHGFAIWFQVTFPGGESEKPLVLSTSPFHPATHWKQALLYLNEPVQVEQDTDVSGEITLLPSRDNPRRLRVLLRYKVGDQEEKTKDFAMED, from the coding sequence ATGTCGCAGCCCAAGAAAAGAAAGCTTGAGTCGGGGGGCGGCGGCGAAGGAGGGGAGGGAACTGAAGAGGAAGATGGCGCGGAGCGGGAGGCGGCCCTGGAGCGACCCCGGAGGACTAAGCGGGAGCGGGACCAGCTGTACTACGAGTGCTACTCGGACGTTTCGGTCCACGAGGAGATGATCGCAGACCGCGTCCGCACCGATGCCTACCGCCTGGGCATCCTGCGGAACTGGGCAGCACTGCGAGGCAAGACGGTACTGGACGTGGGAGCGGGCACCGGCATTCTGAGCATCTTCTGTGCCCAGGCCGGCGCCCGGCGCGTGTACGCGGTGGAGGCCAGCGCCATCTGGCAACAGGCCCGGGAGGTGGTGCGGTTCAACGGGCTGGAGGACCGCGTGCACGTCCTGCCGGGCCCGGTGGAGACTGTGGAGCTGCCGGAGCAGGTGGATGCCATCGTGAGCGAGTGGATGGGCTACGGACTCCTGCACGAGTCCATGCTGAGCTCCGTCCTCCACGCGCGAACCAAGTGGCTGAAGGAAGGCGGTCTTCTCCTGCCGGCCTCCGCCGAGCTCTTCATAGCCCCCGTCAGCGACCAGATGCTGGAATGGCGCCTGGGCTTCTGGAGCCAGGTGAAGCAGCACTATGGTGTGGACATGAGCTGCCTGGAGGGCTTCGCCACGCGCTGCCTCATGGGCCACTCGGAGATCGTGGTGCAGGGACTGTCCGGCGAGGACGTGCTGGCCCGGCCGCAGCGCTTTGCTCAGCTAGAGCTCTCCCGCGCTGGCCTGGAGCAGGAGCTGGAGGCCGGAGTGGGCGGGCGCTTCCGCTGCAGCTGCTATGGCGCGGCGCCCATGCACGGCTTTGCCATCTGGTTCCAGGTGACCTTCCCAGGAGGGGAGTCGGAGAAGCCCCTGGTGCTGTCCACCTCGCCTTTTCACCCGGCTACGCACTGGAAACAGGCGCTCCTCTACCTGAACGAGCCGGTGCAAGTGGAGCAAGACACGGACGTATCAGGAGAGATCACGCTGCTGCCCTCCCGGGACAACCCCCGTCGCCTGCGCGTGCTGCTGCGCTACAAAGTGGGAGACCAGGAGGAGAAGACCAAAGACTTTGCCATGGAGGACTGA